A single Cyclopterus lumpus isolate fCycLum1 chromosome 3, fCycLum1.pri, whole genome shotgun sequence DNA region contains:
- the LOC117728776 gene encoding amyloid protein A-like, producing MKLLLAGIVLILIVEANAQWYTFPGQAAQGARDMYRAYSDMKDANWKNSDKYFHARGNADAAARGAGGRWAAEVISNGREWVQERTGHGAEDSAADQRANEHGRNGGDPNVYRPPGLPDGY from the exons ATGAAGTTGCTTCTGGCGGGGATTGTTCTGATCTTAATTGTGGAAGCCAATGCCCAGTGGTACACATTTCCTGGTCAAGCTGCTCAGG GAGCTCGTGATATGTATCGAGCATACAGTGATATGAAGGATGCCAACTGGAAAAATTCGGACAAATACTTTCATGCCAGAGGAAACGCTGACGCTGCCGCAAGAGGAGCGGGGGGCAGATGGGCAGCGGAGGTTATCAG TAATGGCAGAGAGTGGGTGCAGGAAAGAACAGGTCACGGTGCTGAGGACTCTGCTGCTGATCAAAGGGCAAATGAGCATGGGCGCAATGGAGGAGATCCCAACGTTTACAGGCCACCAGGACTTCCTGACGGATATTAG
- the LOC117751260 gene encoding amyloid protein A-like, which produces MKLLLAGIVLILIVEANAQWYTFPGQAAQGARDMYRAYSDMKDANWKNSDKYFHARGNADAAARGAGGRWAAEVISNGREWVQERTGHGAEDSAADQRANEHGRNGGDPNVYRPPGLPDRY; this is translated from the exons ATGAAGTTGCTTCTGGCGGGGATTGTTCTGATCTTAATTGTGGAAGCCAATGCCCAGTGGTACACATTTCCTGGTCAAGCTGCTCAGG GAGCTCGTGATATGTATCGAGCATACAGTGATATGAAGGATGCCAACTGGAAAAATTCGGACAAATACTTTCATGCCAGAGGAAACGCTGACGCTGCCGCAAGAGGAGCGGGGGGCAGATGGGCAGCGGAGGTTATCAG TAATGGCAGAGAGTGGGTGCAGGAAAGAACAGGTCACGGTGCTGAGGACTCTGCTGCTGATCAAAGGGCAAATGAGCATGGGCGCAATGGAGGAGATCCCAACGTTTACAGGCCACCAGGACTTCCTGACAGATATTAG
- the LOC117751055 gene encoding amyloid protein A-like yields MKLLLAGIVLILIVEANAQWFKFPGQAAQGAHDMYRAYRDMKDANWKNSDKYFHARGNADAAARGAGGRWAAEVISNGREWVQERTGHGAEDSAADQRANEHGRNGGDPNVYRPPGLPDGY; encoded by the exons ATGAAGTTGCTTCTGGCGGGGATTGTTCTGATCTTAATTGTGGAAGCCAATGCCCAGTGGTTCAAATTTCCTGGTCAAGCTGCTCAGG GAGCTCATGATATGTATCGAGCATACCGTGATATGAAGGATGCCAACTGGAAAAATTCGGACAAATACTTTCATGCCAGAGGAAACGCTGACGCTGCCGCAAGAGGAGCGGGGGGCAGATGGGCAGCGGAGGTTATCAG TAATGGCAGAGAGTGGGTGCAGGAAAGAACAGGTCACGGTGCTGAGGACTCTGCTGCTGATCAAAGGGCAAATGAGCATGGGCGCAATGGAGGAGATCCCAACGTTTACAGGCCACCAGGACTTCCTGACGGATATTAG